A single window of Leptospira wolffii serovar Khorat str. Khorat-H2 DNA harbors:
- the purT gene encoding formate-dependent phosphoribosylglycinamide formyltransferase, whose translation MRKKILLLGSGELGKEFVIAAQRLGQYVIAVDSYDGAPAMQVAHENEVIDMLDGDLLDKVVAKHQPDLIVPEIEAIRTERFYEYEKQGYHVVPSAKAANFTMNRKSIRDLAAKTLGLKTAKYKYATSLEELKGAILEIGIPCVIKPLMSSSGKGQSVIRKEEEIEPAWIASQTKGRTGASEIIIEEFIPFESEITLLTVTQKTGRTLFCPPIGHRQERGDYQESWQPAEISNGQLKAAESMADKVTRELGGSGIWGVEFFLTKDEVYFSELSPRPHDTGMVTLAGTQTFNEFELHLRAVLGLPIPEILLVRKGASAVILAETEGNIPNIQGLDKAAEMPESDLRIFGKPVTKKYRRMGVALTYTNKDESISMLRKRAVLIASKIKID comes from the coding sequence ATGAGAAAGAAAATCCTTCTTTTAGGCTCGGGAGAACTGGGCAAAGAATTCGTAATCGCAGCCCAAAGGCTGGGCCAATATGTGATCGCTGTAGACAGTTATGACGGCGCCCCCGCCATGCAAGTGGCGCATGAAAACGAAGTCATCGATATGCTGGACGGGGATCTTTTGGACAAAGTCGTAGCTAAGCATCAGCCGGATCTGATCGTTCCGGAAATCGAAGCCATCCGAACAGAAAGATTCTACGAATACGAAAAGCAAGGATACCATGTAGTTCCCAGCGCCAAGGCCGCAAATTTTACGATGAATCGTAAATCTATCCGGGATCTTGCCGCAAAGACTTTAGGTTTAAAAACCGCGAAATATAAATACGCTACGAGCTTGGAAGAACTTAAAGGAGCGATCCTAGAGATAGGGATTCCCTGCGTGATCAAACCTCTCATGTCTTCTTCCGGAAAAGGACAATCCGTAATCCGAAAAGAGGAAGAAATAGAGCCTGCTTGGATCGCCTCCCAAACCAAGGGAAGAACGGGTGCCTCCGAGATCATCATCGAAGAATTCATTCCTTTCGAATCCGAAATCACGCTCTTAACCGTAACCCAAAAGACCGGACGCACTCTATTCTGCCCTCCCATCGGCCATAGACAGGAAAGAGGCGATTACCAGGAAAGTTGGCAACCTGCGGAAATCTCCAACGGACAATTAAAAGCGGCAGAGTCCATGGCGGATAAGGTAACTAGAGAATTAGGCGGCTCGGGAATCTGGGGTGTAGAATTTTTTCTAACCAAGGACGAGGTGTATTTTTCCGAATTATCTCCTCGCCCCCATGATACCGGAATGGTCACTCTAGCCGGCACCCAAACTTTCAACGAATTCGAACTGCATCTGCGTGCGGTCTTGGGACTTCCGATTCCGGAAATTCTTTTGGTTCGTAAAGGTGCGAGCGCTGTCATTCTCGCGGAAACGGAAGGAAATATTCCGAATATCCAAGGATTGGATAAGGCTGCGGAAATGCCAGAATCGGATCTTCGCATCTTCGGAAAACCGGTCACCAAAAAATACAGGAGAATGGGGGTCGCTCTGACTTATACCAATAAGGACGAGTCCATATCCATGCTCCGGAAAAGAGCCGTATTGATCGCATCCAAGATAAAGATAGATTAG
- a CDS encoding glycosyl hydrolase family 18 protein: MKKNQRSVPLLLQDEEMRGISRFLRQITFLVSLSLCPLSAQETEIWKYAVHQDLKEKPESYWEKELQSGVTLCFTGAFISKSAEIQHTPPPRSVLILGRNKQIRWIPLITFQNIAVGETVLGSEALRAKLRKNLEIFLSENNDYAGVHLDFEGLNPSYRGDYKELLIEIRPVFRESGKVLSLALFPQEEFSKSLAAFHSSVFRQNLADEVVLMAYDLHSPKTVAGPVTKFSWAEKNIDLLLQFYKPNQVWLGLPLYGYYWENGRRPPRLLTIGKDKDFAVQYGKESDGIRMIRTGRGEGSLILDNTRWKEYAKNLKLRGLAYWRLGF, from the coding sequence TTGAAGAAAAATCAAAGATCGGTTCCCTTATTATTACAGGACGAAGAAATGAGAGGCATTTCTCGATTTTTACGACAAATAACGTTCTTGGTATCGCTTTCTCTATGTCCCTTATCGGCCCAGGAAACGGAGATATGGAAGTATGCGGTCCATCAGGATCTAAAAGAAAAGCCGGAGTCTTATTGGGAGAAGGAACTACAATCGGGTGTAACTTTATGTTTTACAGGAGCTTTCATCTCTAAATCCGCCGAAATCCAACATACTCCTCCGCCTAGGTCGGTTTTAATCCTAGGCCGCAATAAACAGATACGCTGGATCCCTTTGATTACCTTTCAGAATATAGCCGTCGGAGAAACGGTATTGGGATCGGAGGCCCTAAGGGCAAAACTTCGCAAGAATTTAGAAATATTCTTATCGGAAAACAACGATTATGCGGGGGTACACTTGGACTTCGAGGGCCTGAATCCTTCTTACCGAGGGGATTACAAAGAATTACTCATCGAAATCCGACCCGTTTTTCGAGAATCCGGCAAAGTATTATCCTTAGCCTTATTTCCTCAGGAAGAATTCTCCAAATCTCTAGCCGCCTTCCATTCTTCCGTGTTCAGACAAAACCTCGCGGACGAGGTGGTCCTCATGGCTTACGATCTACATTCTCCCAAAACCGTTGCGGGACCGGTTACTAAATTTTCCTGGGCGGAAAAGAACATCGATCTTCTATTACAATTTTACAAACCGAACCAGGTTTGGTTGGGCCTTCCTCTTTACGGGTATTATTGGGAAAATGGACGCCGACCTCCCAGACTTCTCACAATCGGAAAAGATAAGGACTTTGCCGTACAGTACGGTAAAGAATCCGACGGTATACGGATGATCCGTACCGGTAGAGGAGAAGGTAGCCTGATCCTAGACAATACGCGCTGGAAAGAATATGCCAAAAACCTAAAACTTAGGGGGCTCGCTTACTGGAGGCTGGGATTCTAA
- a CDS encoding fructosamine kinase family protein produces the protein MATTNTGIGELIRDGLDRLGILSPSKKAEIRYHSSSLFELYQVKAEDGSRFAVKIIPKKEMAEAEAEGLEHLCRLGVRVPECFGTVHLGKTSLLAMEFVETGSSAGFRDDLIASLKNLYRSEFGSWGWKRDNFIGSLGQPNGWYSTFREFFWEKRLKPQIELAQAHKLLNDRDLEIIKRLFERFSEDWNLDKIQPRLIHGDLWSGNVLQGKNGFAYLIDPSVSYSHPEQDLAMLQLFGSPLNLEEMQNILSVSGVEDPANFKDRIQFWELYPILVHINLFGASYLTSLRHILRYYGVK, from the coding sequence ATGGCAACCACAAATACAGGCATAGGAGAGTTGATCCGAGATGGATTGGATCGGCTAGGCATACTTTCTCCTTCTAAGAAAGCCGAGATACGGTACCATTCTTCTAGTCTATTCGAACTCTATCAGGTTAAAGCGGAAGACGGTTCTCGTTTTGCCGTTAAGATCATTCCTAAAAAAGAGATGGCCGAGGCCGAAGCCGAAGGCTTGGAACATCTTTGCAGACTGGGAGTTAGGGTCCCGGAATGTTTCGGAACTGTCCACTTAGGTAAGACCTCTCTTCTCGCCATGGAATTCGTGGAGACTGGTTCCTCCGCCGGGTTTCGAGATGATCTAATCGCAAGTCTTAAGAATCTATATCGATCCGAATTCGGTTCCTGGGGCTGGAAAAGGGATAATTTCATCGGCTCTCTGGGGCAGCCTAACGGTTGGTATTCCACTTTCCGGGAGTTCTTCTGGGAGAAGAGATTGAAGCCGCAGATCGAATTGGCACAAGCTCACAAATTATTAAACGACCGCGATTTGGAGATTATAAAAAGACTATTCGAAAGATTCTCCGAAGATTGGAATTTGGATAAAATCCAACCCCGTTTGATACACGGAGATTTATGGTCGGGTAACGTATTGCAGGGCAAGAACGGATTCGCATATCTGATCGATCCTTCGGTTTCCTATTCTCATCCGGAACAAGACTTGGCTATGCTGCAACTTTTCGGTAGTCCTTTGAATTTGGAAGAGATGCAGAATATTCTCTCCGTCTCTGGCGTGGAAGATCCCGCTAACTTCAAGGATAGAATCCAATTCTGGGAATTATATCCTATTCTAGTTCATATCAATTTGTTCGGCGCTTCTTACTTAACCAGTCTTAGGCATATTCTTCGCTATTACGGTGTGAAATAG
- a CDS encoding TetR/AcrR family transcriptional regulator translates to MSKAAKKRSSSASQPNEKSSELNLRKSPSQKRAIERVQYILDVVADLLDEVGTEGINTNLIAQRAEVPIGSLYQYFPNKHAILKAVGQRHLERVNAMILEFIKDKPDISHWEELTDMIIDAFAQLYKSEPGFIPLWSNKNLDPELVKIDRANNRMIADFVSDLFFGVIPWMKEKEEMTVMSRIIVEVTDSVLSRWLRESEDQILADGILQELKVILKAYMKHYIVQGKR, encoded by the coding sequence TTGTCCAAAGCCGCGAAAAAAAGAAGCTCCTCCGCTTCTCAACCTAACGAAAAAAGTTCCGAACTGAATCTAAGAAAATCGCCTTCCCAGAAGCGCGCGATCGAAAGGGTTCAGTACATCTTGGACGTAGTCGCGGATTTATTGGACGAAGTGGGAACGGAAGGGATCAATACCAATCTGATCGCTCAAAGGGCCGAGGTTCCGATCGGGTCACTTTACCAGTATTTTCCCAATAAGCACGCGATTCTGAAGGCGGTAGGACAAAGGCATTTGGAAAGAGTCAATGCCATGATTCTGGAATTCATCAAGGACAAGCCCGATATCTCTCATTGGGAAGAATTGACCGACATGATCATAGACGCGTTCGCTCAACTTTACAAATCCGAGCCCGGATTTATTCCTTTGTGGTCGAACAAGAATCTGGACCCCGAATTGGTTAAGATAGATCGCGCGAATAATAGGATGATAGCAGATTTCGTTTCCGATCTTTTTTTCGGAGTGATTCCCTGGATGAAGGAAAAGGAAGAAATGACGGTGATGTCCAGAATCATCGTCGAGGTTACGGATTCCGTCTTAAGTCGCTGGCTTCGAGAGAGTGAGGATCAGATTTTAGCGGACGGGATATTGCAGGAATTAAAGGTTATCCTCAAGGCTTATATGAAACATTATATCGTTCAGGGAAAGAGATGA
- a CDS encoding rhomboid family intramembrane serine protease, translated as MRAFLFEFPLTAFFVGLITVSQIVLSTVVPPEVLDSFFISRPGEFYPWKWVGMTLLHADMTHLFWNMLFLFFLGRIVEYKVGPSKWLLFFFMGAIVSGGLDSFVRGILLGEREPAIGASGAVSGLAAVAALLSPFSIRIRKRNLPFPVFAVAWLMVYSDITNLFAKDQVAHWAHLGGFLSVVFAAYFLNNKVRRELHMGFVLNLVFVVLLLILGFFVGAR; from the coding sequence ATGAGGGCCTTCCTATTCGAATTCCCTCTTACTGCTTTTTTTGTAGGACTGATTACGGTATCCCAGATCGTTTTATCCACGGTAGTACCGCCGGAAGTGTTGGACTCGTTCTTTATCAGCAGGCCGGGAGAATTCTATCCTTGGAAATGGGTGGGAATGACTCTGCTTCATGCGGACATGACCCATCTTTTTTGGAATATGCTCTTTCTATTTTTCTTGGGAAGAATCGTGGAATACAAGGTGGGTCCGAGCAAGTGGTTGCTTTTCTTTTTTATGGGCGCCATCGTTTCCGGAGGTTTGGATTCCTTCGTTCGGGGAATTCTATTAGGAGAAAGGGAACCTGCCATCGGAGCTTCGGGGGCCGTGTCCGGTCTAGCAGCGGTCGCCGCTCTTCTATCTCCGTTTTCGATTCGCATTCGAAAGAGGAATCTTCCTTTTCCCGTTTTTGCAGTAGCCTGGTTGATGGTGTATTCGGATATCACGAATCTTTTCGCCAAGGACCAGGTCGCCCATTGGGCTCATCTGGGCGGTTTTTTATCCGTGGTATTCGCCGCCTATTTTCTGAATAATAAGGTCAGAAGAGAATTGCACATGGGGTTCGTACTCAATCTGGTCTTCGTCGTGTTGCTTCTCATTCTAGGATTTTTCGTGGGAGCCCGGTGA
- a CDS encoding alcohol dehydrogenase catalytic domain-containing protein encodes MQSVRFIAFDYHSDDSFSKATYEMKGSEEGGWKITRNSDPYLELGKGYRLLKTELCGICSTDLDRRFLPFALPQVIGHEVLASDRLTGKKYVLEINDTAISRGEEGDAFCRRGIPTHSPTRLVLGIDRLPGGFGPYILAPVGTLVETGELLDKEAVLLEPFAASLHGVEVSLQRGGGELPKKIAVLGPRRLGSLVIAALDLYRKKNGFSFEIVSVVRRRDLADLSLSVGADASLFFPGLGSEENPSGLLIRSEDSKIEMSWDSCRNYFDLVFDTSGSIAGLEESIHLTEKEIHRKTTNGQPALSVKNLTEMVVDEISICGLQKNFPDLTWGILPSSRTWVFVSSSAKLSEEEQSWLQSLSDAKFHFFYGTIDEAVDFLRSSEFTGELPHFDFAIVSTSEEIDRVLRPNGKDKPSLVRPRGFILIPSIGNRDSNPLIRWLASGGVLSSSRCGDFRKTRSLVESQPGFMYKIADALIRSEFDSNRLPEAYLAAREPQNIKVIVRHSAS; translated from the coding sequence ATGCAATCGGTACGATTTATCGCCTTCGATTATCATTCCGACGATTCTTTTTCCAAAGCGACTTACGAAATGAAAGGTTCGGAAGAAGGCGGTTGGAAAATCACCCGAAATTCGGACCCGTATCTGGAACTTGGGAAAGGGTATCGTCTTTTGAAGACAGAACTCTGCGGGATATGCTCCACCGATCTGGACCGTAGATTTCTACCATTTGCTTTGCCTCAAGTGATAGGGCATGAGGTCCTCGCCTCAGATAGACTTACCGGAAAAAAATACGTATTAGAAATCAATGATACTGCTATTTCCCGAGGAGAAGAAGGGGATGCTTTTTGTCGCCGTGGAATTCCTACTCATAGCCCGACTCGGCTAGTACTCGGAATCGATCGTTTGCCCGGGGGATTCGGTCCTTATATTCTTGCGCCTGTAGGAACTCTCGTCGAGACCGGGGAGCTATTGGATAAGGAAGCAGTTTTACTGGAACCTTTTGCAGCATCGCTGCATGGCGTGGAAGTCTCACTTCAAAGAGGGGGAGGCGAACTCCCTAAGAAAATCGCAGTCTTGGGACCTAGAAGATTGGGTTCTCTCGTAATTGCAGCATTGGATTTATATAGAAAGAAGAATGGTTTCTCCTTTGAGATCGTATCCGTCGTTCGGCGCAGAGATTTGGCGGATCTATCCTTGTCGGTCGGTGCGGACGCTTCTCTCTTCTTTCCGGGATTAGGTTCGGAAGAAAATCCTTCCGGTCTTCTAATTCGTTCCGAAGATTCGAAAATTGAGATGAGTTGGGATTCTTGTAGGAACTACTTCGATTTGGTTTTCGATACGAGCGGCTCCATTGCCGGATTGGAAGAATCTATCCATTTGACGGAAAAAGAAATCCATAGAAAGACCACGAATGGCCAGCCGGCTCTCAGCGTGAAGAATCTGACAGAAATGGTGGTGGATGAAATCTCGATTTGCGGACTTCAAAAGAATTTTCCGGATCTTACTTGGGGGATTCTTCCTTCTTCTCGTACCTGGGTGTTTGTCTCTAGTTCGGCTAAGCTTTCTGAGGAAGAACAATCTTGGCTCCAAAGCCTCTCGGACGCGAAGTTCCATTTCTTTTACGGAACGATAGACGAAGCGGTTGATTTTTTACGATCTTCTGAATTTACGGGAGAACTTCCTCATTTCGATTTTGCGATCGTTTCCACTTCGGAGGAGATCGATCGAGTCTTAAGGCCGAACGGAAAGGACAAACCTAGCTTGGTAAGGCCTAGAGGATTCATTTTGATTCCTTCGATCGGAAATCGGGACTCGAATCCTCTTATTCGCTGGCTTGCGTCCGGCGGTGTTCTGAGCTCAAGCCGATGCGGAGATTTTAGAAAGACTCGTTCTCTTGTAGAATCCCAACCGGGTTTTATGTATAAAATTGCGGACGCATTGATTCGTTCGGAATTTGATTCGAATCGTTTGCCCGAAGCCTATCTTGCGGCAAGGGAACCGCAGAATATAAAAGTGATTGTCAGGCATTCCGCATCCTGA
- a CDS encoding NUDIX domain-containing protein — MSKHGFFQITQKVFLRKGSELLILRDRKSGFGDLPGGRMNEDEFYGDWLESLARELKEEMGEDCKIKIHPKPILIHKHRVNDGNHPCVIVAYHGEFLSGEIKLSDEHDYIAWVDAISYDPSQLFFEYMLDAIRLYQKEYAPKISAGKLDSIGWLG, encoded by the coding sequence TTGAGTAAACACGGATTCTTTCAAATCACCCAAAAAGTATTCCTAAGAAAAGGAAGCGAGCTTCTGATCCTAAGAGACAGAAAATCCGGGTTCGGTGATCTTCCGGGCGGTCGTATGAACGAGGACGAGTTTTACGGAGATTGGTTGGAAAGTCTTGCCCGAGAATTGAAGGAAGAAATGGGAGAGGATTGTAAGATTAAAATTCACCCTAAGCCCATTCTTATTCATAAACATCGCGTGAACGACGGAAACCATCCTTGTGTGATCGTCGCTTATCACGGAGAATTTCTTTCCGGAGAAATCAAATTGTCCGACGAACACGATTATATCGCTTGGGTGGACGCAATTTCCTATGACCCTAGTCAGTTATTTTTCGAATATATGTTGGATGCGATCCGTTTGTATCAAAAGGAATACGCTCCTAAAATCTCCGCAGGAAAATTGGATTCCATAGGTTGGTTGGGATGA
- the prfA gene encoding peptide chain release factor 1, with amino-acid sequence MLDRLEKIQQKYLKISDELTTASNPDDLKKLYKERSRLTPLFEKITEYKKLLQDRKDAEELLKTEKDGDMRSMYEEEKKVATERIESLEKELEILLLPPDPNSGKNILIEIRAGTGGEEAGLFVADLFRMYTKYSDKQGIRHEVIDSSPTGIGGLKEIIFALENERAYDLFKFEAGTHRVQRIPATESGGRIHTSAVTVAVLPEAEESEIDINENDLRIDVYRSSGSGGQHVNTTDSAVRITHIPTGVVVACQDEKSQHKNKAKALRILSARILEKQAEEKKAVADAMKKQMVGSGDRSERIRTYNFPQGRCTDHRIGFTSHNLSAIMEGDLDDLINALTEEDRIKRLASAQNA; translated from the coding sequence ATGTTAGACAGACTAGAAAAAATACAACAAAAATACCTCAAAATATCGGATGAACTTACGACAGCTTCGAATCCGGACGATTTAAAGAAGCTCTATAAGGAACGTTCCCGACTGACGCCTTTATTCGAAAAAATCACGGAATATAAAAAACTTCTGCAGGATAGAAAGGATGCGGAAGAACTTCTCAAAACGGAAAAGGACGGCGATATGCGGTCCATGTACGAAGAGGAGAAAAAAGTCGCCACCGAGCGAATCGAATCTCTGGAAAAAGAACTGGAGATCCTACTCTTGCCTCCGGATCCGAATTCCGGGAAAAATATCCTGATAGAAATCCGCGCCGGAACCGGAGGAGAAGAGGCCGGTCTCTTCGTTGCGGATTTATTCCGGATGTACACAAAATACTCCGATAAACAGGGGATCCGGCACGAGGTAATAGATTCTTCTCCTACAGGGATCGGAGGTCTAAAGGAGATCATTTTTGCTCTCGAAAACGAAAGAGCTTACGATCTTTTTAAGTTCGAGGCGGGAACTCATAGAGTACAGAGAATTCCGGCCACCGAATCCGGAGGCCGTATTCATACGAGCGCTGTCACCGTGGCCGTTTTACCGGAAGCGGAGGAATCCGAAATCGATATCAATGAAAACGATTTGAGAATCGACGTATACCGTTCTTCCGGGTCGGGCGGGCAGCACGTAAACACCACCGACTCCGCGGTTCGGATCACCCATATTCCGACCGGAGTTGTGGTCGCATGTCAGGACGAAAAATCCCAACACAAGAACAAAGCCAAGGCTCTGAGAATTCTAAGCGCAAGAATTTTGGAAAAACAAGCCGAAGAGAAAAAGGCCGTCGCAGACGCCATGAAAAAGCAGATGGTTGGATCCGGAGACAGATCGGAGAGAATTCGAACTTATAATTTTCCCCAAGGAAGATGTACGGATCATCGGATAGGCTTTACCAGTCATAATCTTTCGGCTATAATGGAAGGGGACTTGGACGATCTAATCAACGCTCTCACGGAAGAGGATCGTATAAAACGTCTAGCCAGCGCCCAAAATGCCTGA